The nucleotide sequence AGGTCAAAGCCAAGATCATCAAGCTCGACACCGACGACAAGGGCCGCCAGCGCATCTCCCTCTCCATGAAGGAACTCGCGCAGGACCCGTGGGACTCCGTGGTCACCCAGTTCGCCGAAGGGGACAAGGTCACCGGCAAAGTCGTGCGGCTCGCGGACTTCGGCGCATTCGTCGAGATCGCTCCGGGCCTCGACGGACTCGTGCACGTTTCCGAGATCAGCTACACCCAGCGCGTCCACAAGCCCGGCGACGTGCTCTCCGAAGGACAGACCGTCTCCGTCAAAATCAAAAGCATCGACGCCGACAACCGCCGCCTGTCCCTGTCCATTAAGGACGCAGAAGGCGACCCGTGGCTCGACGTGGCCGAAAAATACCAGGAAGGCCAGACCGTCAAGGGCACCGTGGAAAAACACGAACAGTTCGGCATCTTCATCAACCTCGAACCCGGCATCACCGGACTGCTGCCCAAGTCGGTCCTCTCCCGCTCCGAAAAAGCTTCCGAGTTCGAGAAACTGCATGCCGGCGATGAAGCCACCGTGGTCATCGGCGATGTCAAATCCGGCGAACGTAAGATCAGCCTGCGCGTCGGCGACGAAAAAGACGCCGAAGACTGGAAGGAATACGCCCCCAAGAAAAAAGCCAAACCCTCCGCAGGAAACTCCGGCGGCGGACTCGGACTGCTGGGCGAAAAACTTCAGGAAGCGATGAAGAACAAGAAATAATGAAGCCTCCGGCGGGCAGGGGCGCTGCCCCTGCACCCCGCCAAAGGGCCGAGGGCCCTTTGGAATCCCCGGCTTGCCATATCCCAACGAGAACGGCCCGCTGCACTTCGTGACAGCGGGCCGTTCTCGTTGGGATATGGCGGGTTGGGCAATGTTATTAGTAGACGCAAAGAATTCAGAGCAATTCGCTACTTCGGCTAAGCCACGAGTCTCCCCCCGGAATCCCCCGTTTCCCGGTGTGTTGCGGGTGGGGCGATACCCGCAGGGATCGTCTCAGCCGCAACACACCGGAAAACAACACAGGGTTTCCAAAGGGGGCCCGCCCCTTTGGTCCGCCTGAAGGGCCCGTCGGAGACCCGCCGAAGGACTTCCCTTCCCAAAAATTCGGTTAAACTGCGATATCCAGTGCGGTGCCGGGTGCTGGAGATTCATCCGTTTCGGCGTTCTCTGCGTAAGTGTCGGCGACCTGCTTGCTGTCACGCTTGGATTCCAGCTTCTTTTCGAGCAGTTCGGTCTGCCGCTGGAGGGCATTTGGCTTGATCACTTCGAGGGTGACACCGCCGTCTGCCTTGGGGGCTTCGGGGTTTTCGACTTCGACTACCTCGACGATGGTTCTGCCGCCGAGGCGGTGTTGCAGCTCGGAGAGGAAGTCGTTTCGCAGATCGTCATAGCGAGCTGCGAGGCCGCCGATGGTGTCGCCGTAGTTCAGGCCGGTCTGGCCTTCGTCCTGTTGTTGATCGAGTTCGGCTACGACGGATTGGTCACCGGCGAGCTGTCTGCGGAGATGGTCGGACGTTGCAGCGAGGACGGATTCCGCGTTTTCGGTGTAGAGGTTTCGCCCTGCGTTACCGAGCTTGTCTAGGCCGTGATCAAGAGCCTTTTCGCGCATTCCTTCAAGCTTCTCGGCCCACTGCTCCATGCCGTGAGGCCGGTCATTCTTGCGGAATGCGGCGTTGAGGGAAGACTGGATCAGGCCGTGCAGACCGCCCTGGGTGCCGTTGCCGTTTCCATCGAGGCGATATCCGGCAAAGGACTGGCGGACTTCTTCGGCGAAGGTCCGGTCGGCTTCGGCCATGATCTTGTCCATCTGCCGGCCGAATGAACCGGAGCCGTCATCGTAGAAACGCTGGACGAGTTCTCTTGCGTGACGGTAGTTGCCATTGTCCACGGCGGTGTCGAGCGTCTCGCGGAAGGCATTGTATTCGTCGGTGGTACGTCCGGCGGCACGGGCCTCGGCGTTTTCTCCGAGATAGGCATCAAGGCTCTCCACCATGTTAACGGAAGCCCGCTGCTCGGCCTTTTCGATGCCTTGACGAATGTCGTCCCAAGCGACCTGCTGAAGCTCGACGTCGCGCGAATAGGCAGCGGTGGCTGCGGTACCGGACGACAGGGAGGATATCCCGCTGGAGGTGTTCTCCGAGTAGCGGGAAATGCTCACCGCGCGCTGCTGCATGGCGCCGATGCCTTGTGGTCCGTTATATCCGCCTATTGCCGTCATGATACGATTCTCCGTTCTGCTCGTGCTATCGGCAGTCGGAGCGAATCGCTTTAGGGCTGGGCGGAATCTTCTTCGGCAAACGGACAGGGCGCTTGAAATACGGCCTGCCCGATTTCGAGGCGATAGTGGTGCAGGTGCAGCCGTTCGGCTTCGGGGCCTGCGTACAGGGTGTCACCAAGGATGGGATGCCCGATGGACGCGAGGTGCACGCGAATCTGATGACGTGCGCCCTTTGCTATTCGACAACGAACGAGGGTTGATGCGCTGCTCGCCTCATGCCGAATGGGCTCGACAGCGGTTTGCCGGAGCGGGTCGGAGGAATCCTCATCCAGAACGCGCACAACGCGGCGATCGGCCACATCGAGAGCCCTGCGGATTGTAACCGGGGCCACAACGCTTCCGGAGACCTCCGCCAGATACTCCTTGCGGATGCCGCCCCGATCCTCGATGTGCTGATAACGTTGCGCGGCACCGGCATTGAGCGCCACGAGCAGAATGCCGGAGGTCGGATTGTCCAGACGGTTCAGGAGAACGGGGGCATATTCCGGGAACAGCGCGGGAAGCATGGCTTCAACCGAACAATTGGTACGCCCATCGATAACTGCGGAGTGAACGCCTTCCGGCTTGTAAACGGCGGCGAAGCCGTCTTCGGCACCCAGAACGTAAACCCCGAGATCTTCCGGTCGTGCCGGTTCGCATGAATTTTCGGAAACCCTGACTTCCATCCCCTCCATGAGCTTGAGTGACGGCTTTGCCCTGCGGGCGTTGACCGTGACACGGCCCTCTTCGCACAGACGGCGACGATGGCGCAGGCCGGTTTCCGGCAGCAACTCCGCGAGAGCGCGGTCCAGCCGGATTCCGGATAGGGCTGATGGGACTATCATGTGTTTTTCACTCATGGCCGGGGCAGAATACAGCGGAGCAAGCAACCGGGCAAGATGGAATCTCCTTTGACGCAAAGGGTCATCATGGCTTACATCTTTGCATCAGGTCGGCAAAGGCGCTCTGTTTCCCATCCGCTGCAAAGGAGGCTCCTGTGAGTTTCGACGTTCTCTGGATTTCACGCGAAGAGATAGAATCCCTGAACATCACCATGCCCATGGTCATGGACGCCGTGGAAAGGGGGTTTTCCGCCGTCGGAGGCGGAGATGCGGAGATGCCGGCGAAGATCGGGGTACATCCACGCGAGGACTGCTTCATTCACGCCATGCCTTGCCATGTAGGCGGCGCCGTGGACCGCTGCGGGGTGAAATGCGTTTCCGGCTACCCGCCGAATACGTCGAAGGGCCTGCCTTACATCAGCGGTGTCATGGTGCTGAACGACCCGGAGACGGGACTGCCCAGAGCGGTCATGGACGCGGGATGGATCACGGCATGGCGCACCGGCGCAGCTTCCGGGGTCTACGCCAAGCATTTCGGCAATCCGGACACGCGCACCGCCGCCATCGTCGGCACCGGCGTGCAGGGACGGGTGAACCTCATGGCCATGCGCGACGTGTTCCCGGGGCTGAACCATGTGAACCTGTATGATGTCTCCGAAGAACAGATCGGCAACTTCCTGTTCGACATGCAACCGGAGCTGCCCGAGGCCGGATTCCGCGTCTGTCGGACACTCAGGGAGGCCTGCGCCGATGCCGACGTCATCATCACCTGTACACCCATCGTCGAGGCTCCCGAGCGCCCCATCGCCATGGACTGGATCAAGCCTGACGCACTGTGCATCTCCGTGGACTACGACGCCGCGTTCAGCGACGAGATCATGCGCCGCGGCGTGTTCACCGTGGACAACCGGGGGCAGTATCTCTGGACGCAGGAACAGGGCGTCTATTTTCAGAACGGCTACCCCGTGGCCGAGGAAATCCACTCCGACATGGGCGAAATCTGCGCAGGACTGATGGCTCCGGTACGCGACGGCCTGCGGGGGGCGGTACTCATGGGCATCGCCAGTCACGACGTCATGACCGCATCGCTGATTTACGACAGAGCTACCGACAAAGGACTCGGTACAACGGTGAAACTCTAGTGGATATCCGCGGCTGTTTCTACATCCTTGCGGCGGCCTCCATGTGGGGCCTCATCGGTGTCTTTACCAAGTTCCTGCTCGCAGAAGACATCTCGGCCATGGAGATCGCGTTCTGGCGCGCCAACTTCGGTTGGCTGTGTTTTCTGGCCCATGCCAAGTACAGACGCATAGTCCGGGTCAGCTACAGAGACCTTCCCGTGTTGCTGAGCTTTGGTTTTGTCTGCGTGACCATGTTCTACGTGTCATACCAGCTGGCAATACGCGACGTGGGCATGGCGCTCGCCGCGGTGCTGCTCTACACGGCCCCGGCGTGGGTGGCGTTCCTTTCCCGTGTGATACTCAAGGAACCGCTCGGCGCCATCAAGCTGACCTGCGTCGTGATGACCATCGCGGGCGTGGCCTGCATCAGCCTCGGCCCCAAACTGCTCGGGGGCTCCACCATTCCGCTGGATCTCTTCGGGCTGGCCGCCGGACTCACCGCCGGGCTGACCTATGCGCTCTATTACATCTTCGGGAAAAAGTGGCTGCACCGCTACTCCACCCCCACAATATTCACTTACGCTCTGCCCTTCGGCTCGCTCATCCTGTTGCCTTTCGTTGACTTCGCACCGAAATCGTCTACAGCATGGCTCCTGCTCGTCGGCATCGGCATGATTTGCTCCTACGGCGCATTCTCCGCCTATTATGCCGGACTGCGACGCATGGAGGCGACCAATGCGGCAGTCATCGCCACGTTCGAACCCGTGCTGGCCGCCGTGCTCGCCTTTGTTCTCTTCGGCGAGCAGTTTGGCATCTTCGGCTACGCGGGCAGCGCCCTCATCATGGCCGCCCTGCTCATGGTCGTAATTGATCAAAAAACACGACGGAACAAAGAATGTCCGAACTCAGACAGGTAAAGGCGGCCGCTGGCTCCGGGAAGACCTTCCAGCTCACGCGCCGCTTTCTCTCCCTCATCGACGGCGCGGACGCAGAGGAACAGGTCCGGGTCTGCACCCGAGGACCGCGCGAGGGCTATTCGTGGCCCGAGATTCTCGCGGTGACGTTCACGAACAAGGCCGCCGCGGAGATGAAGGAACGCGTAGTCGAAGCCCTGAAGCAAGGGGCCCTCGGCAAGGGCGACCGCGCCCTGCTGCCTGGGCACGATCCAGCCCGCGACGAAGCTGCCCTGCGCGACATCCTGCGCCGTTATCACCGGTTGAATATCCGGACCATCGACTCCCTGTTGGCACTCGTGCTACGCCTTTTCGCGCTGGAGCTTCGCCTTGATCCCGCTTTCGACGTGGTATTCGATGAAGGGGACCTGTTCGAGGAAGTCTGGGCCGACTTCATCACCAAATGCAGTAGGGACGAAGTTGAACGCGACCAGTTCGCCGAGATGCTCGGTGCCATGCTGCGCGTGGAGTCGAAGAAGGGATTTCTGCTGCATGAAGGCATACGTGACCGGGTGCTCTCTCTCGTGCAGTTCCTGCGCACCGTCAAGCAGGTGGATACCGACACAGAGGCCATGGAAGCCGAGCTCAAGAAGGCCAACGTCCGCATGAAGAACGCTGTGGCGGCCATGCGAAAATACATCGACGACACCGGCCTTGCGGTCAACGCCAACTTTCCCAAGGCGCTCGCAAAACTCGAACCTCTTGGCATCTACGAAGAACTGAAAAGCGAATCCACCTTTCTTTCCAAGGATTTCCTCACAGACTGCTGCAACAAGAAAGGCGTCCTCATGGTGGACGACGCGG is from Desulfovibrio oxyclinae DSM 11498 and encodes:
- a CDS encoding ornithine cyclodeaminase family protein gives rise to the protein MSFDVLWISREEIESLNITMPMVMDAVERGFSAVGGGDAEMPAKIGVHPREDCFIHAMPCHVGGAVDRCGVKCVSGYPPNTSKGLPYISGVMVLNDPETGLPRAVMDAGWITAWRTGAASGVYAKHFGNPDTRTAAIVGTGVQGRVNLMAMRDVFPGLNHVNLYDVSEEQIGNFLFDMQPELPEAGFRVCRTLREACADADVIITCTPIVEAPERPIAMDWIKPDALCISVDYDAAFSDEIMRRGVFTVDNRGQYLWTQEQGVYFQNGYPVAEEIHSDMGEICAGLMAPVRDGLRGAVLMGIASHDVMTASLIYDRATDKGLGTTVKL
- a CDS encoding RluA family pseudouridine synthase; this translates as MIVPSALSGIRLDRALAELLPETGLRHRRRLCEEGRVTVNARRAKPSLKLMEGMEVRVSENSCEPARPEDLGVYVLGAEDGFAAVYKPEGVHSAVIDGRTNCSVEAMLPALFPEYAPVLLNRLDNPTSGILLVALNAGAAQRYQHIEDRGGIRKEYLAEVSGSVVAPVTIRRALDVADRRVVRVLDEDSSDPLRQTAVEPIRHEASSASTLVRCRIAKGARHQIRVHLASIGHPILGDTLYAGPEAERLHLHHYRLEIGQAVFQAPCPFAEEDSAQP
- a CDS encoding DMT family transporter; translated protein: MDIRGCFYILAAASMWGLIGVFTKFLLAEDISAMEIAFWRANFGWLCFLAHAKYRRIVRVSYRDLPVLLSFGFVCVTMFYVSYQLAIRDVGMALAAVLLYTAPAWVAFLSRVILKEPLGAIKLTCVVMTIAGVACISLGPKLLGGSTIPLDLFGLAAGLTAGLTYALYYIFGKKWLHRYSTPTIFTYALPFGSLILLPFVDFAPKSSTAWLLLVGIGMICSYGAFSAYYAGLRRMEATNAAVIATFEPVLAAVLAFVLFGEQFGIFGYAGSALIMAALLMVVIDQKTRRNKECPNSDR